A genomic window from Streptomyces broussonetiae includes:
- a CDS encoding alpha/beta fold hydrolase, which yields MANTGPTTHTLDVPGARLCYEIRGSGPLLLMIGSPMGSRGFTALAALLGAEFTVVTYDPRGILRSTLADPSQEATPELIADDVQRLVSALGTGPAHVFGNSGGATTGLALATRHPEAVRTLVAHEPPVTELLSDAQQVRAAVDDLCRDYAAGHRDTALRKYTALTGIGFAPPRPAGQAPAPESYTAPPEVRAILDRFFGYILQPTTRYRPDLDALRAASVPIVVAGGTTSRGQLYHRTAAALADLLDTPLEAFPAGHTGFQEQPEPFANLLRETFSRVRTGPHPH from the coding sequence ATGGCGAACACCGGCCCCACGACGCACACCCTGGACGTGCCGGGGGCACGTCTGTGCTACGAGATCCGCGGCTCCGGCCCGTTGCTCCTGATGATCGGCTCGCCCATGGGCAGCAGGGGGTTCACGGCACTCGCGGCACTGCTCGGCGCGGAATTCACCGTCGTGACCTACGATCCCCGCGGCATCCTGCGCAGCACCCTTGCCGATCCGAGCCAGGAGGCGACGCCCGAACTCATCGCGGATGACGTCCAGCGGCTGGTGTCCGCCCTCGGCACCGGGCCGGCGCACGTGTTCGGCAACAGCGGCGGAGCCACCACCGGCCTCGCCCTGGCCACCCGGCATCCGGAGGCCGTGCGCACCCTGGTGGCCCATGAACCGCCGGTGACCGAGCTGCTGTCCGACGCGCAGCAGGTACGCGCCGCGGTCGATGACCTCTGCCGGGACTACGCGGCCGGCCACCGGGACACGGCGTTGCGGAAGTACACGGCTCTGACCGGTATCGGCTTCGCCCCGCCGCGCCCCGCCGGGCAGGCGCCGGCCCCCGAGTCGTACACCGCGCCGCCGGAGGTGCGGGCCATCCTGGACCGGTTCTTCGGATACATCCTCCAGCCCACCACGCGGTACCGTCCCGACCTCGACGCCCTCCGCGCAGCGTCCGTCCCGATCGTGGTCGCGGGTGGGACGACGTCCCGGGGGCAGCTCTACCACCGGACCGCGGCGGCGCTCGCCGACCTGCTCGACACCCCCTTGGAAGCCTTCCCCGCGGGGCACACCGGCTTCCAGGAGCAACCGGAGCCGTTCGCCAATCTGCTGCGCGAAACGTTCAGCAGGGTGCGGACCGGGCCGCACCCGCACTGA
- the rfbB gene encoding dTDP-glucose 4,6-dehydratase, with product MHLLVTGAAGFIGSAYIRTALAPGPAEVSHITVLDKLTYAGRLDNLDLTHPRLSFVQGDICDAELVDRLMARADQVVHFAAESHVDRSIADADAFVRTNVTGTQTLLDAALRRGVDRFVHVSTDEVYGSIATGRSTEEDALAPNSPYAASKAASDLIALSYHRTHGLDVRVTRCSNNYGPRQFPEKVIPLFVSRLLAGGTVPLYGDGKNVREWLHVEDHCRGVELVRTSGRPGEVYNIGGGTGLSNLELTELLLKVCGGSWDQVRYVADRKGHDRRYAISDDKARSELGYRPLRDFESGLAETVSWYRDDRSWWEPLARGPMA from the coding sequence ATGCATCTCCTCGTCACCGGAGCCGCCGGCTTCATCGGTTCCGCGTACATCCGGACGGCGCTCGCACCCGGCCCCGCCGAGGTCTCCCACATCACCGTGCTCGACAAGCTCACCTACGCGGGCAGGCTCGACAACCTCGACCTCACGCACCCGCGCCTGAGCTTCGTCCAGGGCGACATCTGCGACGCCGAACTCGTCGACCGGCTCATGGCCCGCGCCGACCAGGTGGTGCACTTCGCGGCCGAGTCCCACGTAGACCGCTCCATCGCCGACGCGGACGCGTTCGTCCGCACCAACGTGACCGGCACCCAGACGCTTCTCGACGCGGCACTGCGCCGGGGAGTCGACCGCTTCGTGCACGTGTCCACCGACGAGGTCTACGGGTCGATCGCGACCGGCCGGTCCACCGAGGAGGACGCCCTGGCTCCCAACTCCCCCTACGCGGCCTCCAAGGCGGCCTCCGACCTGATCGCCCTCTCCTACCACCGCACCCACGGCCTGGACGTCCGGGTGACCCGCTGCTCCAACAACTACGGGCCACGGCAATTCCCCGAGAAGGTCATTCCGTTGTTCGTCTCCCGGCTGCTCGCGGGCGGCACGGTGCCGCTCTACGGCGACGGCAAGAACGTACGGGAATGGCTGCACGTCGAGGACCACTGCCGCGGCGTGGAACTGGTACGGACCAGCGGGCGTCCGGGCGAGGTCTACAACATCGGCGGTGGCACCGGTCTGAGCAACCTCGAACTGACCGAGCTGCTGCTCAAGGTCTGCGGCGGCAGCTGGGACCAGGTGCGTTACGTGGCGGATCGCAAGGGCCATGACCGGCGCTATGCGATCAGCGACGACAAGGCCCGCAGCGAGCTGGGCTACCGCCCCCTTCGCGACTTCGAGTCCGGGCTCGCCGAGACGGTCTCCTGGTACCGGGACGACCGCTCCTGGTGGGAACCGCTCGCTCGTGGCCCCATGGCCTGA
- the rfbA gene encoding glucose-1-phosphate thymidylyltransferase RfbA, which translates to MKGILLAGGNGTRLLPLTLVGSKQLAPVYDKPMVYYPLSVLMLTGIDDVLIIARPAEIGLFRKLFGDGSRLGMRIDYAPQEQPQGIADAFLVGARHIKGEDCALILGDNLFHGARLPSLLRRTVRELRGCALFGHQVAEPRHFGVAEIDAKGQLISIEEKPDHPRSNLAIPGLYFFDDTVTDVARGLRPSVRGELEITDVLRAYLAEGRADLVWLGRGVTWLDAGTHESLLDAGRFVRDIQHRQGICLGCIEEIAMYMGFIDAEACYRLGAEMKSSPYGQYVMRSARAHQLNPTPSKFLEE; encoded by the coding sequence GTGAAGGGCATACTCCTGGCGGGCGGGAACGGGACACGGTTGCTGCCCCTCACCCTCGTCGGCTCCAAGCAGCTGGCTCCGGTCTACGACAAGCCCATGGTCTACTACCCGCTGTCCGTGCTCATGCTCACGGGTATCGACGACGTCCTCATCATCGCCCGCCCCGCGGAGATCGGGCTGTTCCGCAAGCTGTTCGGGGACGGCAGCAGACTGGGCATGCGCATCGACTACGCGCCCCAGGAGCAGCCGCAGGGAATCGCCGACGCCTTCCTCGTCGGCGCCCGGCACATCAAGGGCGAGGACTGCGCTCTGATCCTGGGCGACAACCTCTTCCACGGCGCCAGACTGCCCTCCCTGCTGCGCAGAACCGTCCGCGAGTTGCGCGGGTGCGCCCTTTTCGGCCACCAGGTCGCCGAGCCCCGGCACTTCGGTGTAGCCGAGATCGACGCGAAGGGCCAGCTCATCTCCATCGAGGAGAAACCCGATCATCCGCGCTCCAACCTCGCGATCCCGGGCCTGTACTTCTTCGACGACACCGTGACGGACGTCGCACGTGGCCTGCGGCCCTCCGTGCGCGGCGAATTGGAGATCACCGATGTCCTGCGCGCGTATCTGGCCGAGGGACGTGCCGACCTGGTCTGGCTCGGCCGGGGCGTCACCTGGCTGGACGCCGGAACCCACGAATCCCTGCTCGATGCGGGCAGGTTCGTCCGGGACATCCAGCATCGCCAGGGCATATGTCTCGGCTGCATCGAGGAGATCGCCATGTACATGGGCTTCATCGACGCGGAAGCCTGCTACCGGCTCGGCGCCGAGATGAAGAGTTCGCCCTACGGCCAGTACGTCATGAGGAGCGCCCGCGCCCACCAACTGAACCCGACGCCCTCCAAGTTCCTGGAGGAATGA
- a CDS encoding TetR/AcrR family transcriptional regulator: protein MPTGVHLRDARQQLFDAAERVLLRDGANGLTSRSVTDEAGCAKGVLHRHFTDFDAFLTDLVLDRATQLEMQASSLRESAGNGTVADNLTSALISLFGPVPVAIIPLITFRDELRARLRQAMPGGGIAILAQATTAISAYLAAERELGRIAADADIDSLTLSLVGGGHLLFTDRDPGPPATAVVHKFVTAVIADAMQRRPA from the coding sequence GTGCCGACTGGAGTGCACCTTCGTGACGCGCGTCAGCAGTTGTTCGACGCCGCCGAACGCGTACTTCTGCGGGACGGGGCGAACGGGCTGACCAGCCGGTCCGTCACCGACGAGGCGGGCTGCGCCAAAGGCGTCCTGCATCGGCACTTCACCGACTTCGACGCTTTCCTCACCGACCTCGTGCTCGACCGGGCAACGCAGCTTGAGATGCAGGCGAGTTCGCTGCGCGAGTCCGCGGGCAACGGCACGGTGGCCGACAACCTCACCAGTGCGCTGATCAGCCTGTTCGGACCGGTTCCGGTGGCAATCATCCCGCTCATCACCTTCCGGGACGAGCTGCGCGCGCGGCTGCGGCAAGCCATGCCCGGAGGCGGCATCGCGATCCTCGCCCAGGCCACGACCGCGATCTCCGCATATCTGGCCGCCGAGCGTGAACTGGGCCGCATCGCGGCCGACGCCGACATCGACTCGCTCACCCTCTCCCTGGTCGGTGGCGGGCATCTCCTGTTCACGGACCGCGACCCCGGCCCGCCGGCCACGGCAGTAGTCCACAAGTTCGTGACAGCGGTCATCGCCGATGCCATGCAACGACGGCCCGCCTAG
- a CDS encoding Clp protease N-terminal domain-containing protein, whose amino-acid sequence MATNPNITASVRLDDLIEAIKKVHPEPLDQLQDAVIAADHLGDVADHLIGHFVDQARRSGASWTEIGKSMGVTRQAAQKRFVPKESSDLDPNQGFSRYTTRARNVVVAAHNEAVAARNPECRPEHLVLGLLADPEGLAATAITVQGVLLDSVRQAATAALPPAADDVPDLIPYAPEAKKALELTFREALRLGHNYIGTEHILLALLEQENGQGVLSGLGITKAGTETYLAKVLALLTQQRGPLADPTSSED is encoded by the coding sequence ATGGCGACCAACCCGAACATCACGGCATCCGTACGCCTCGACGACCTCATCGAGGCCATCAAGAAGGTTCACCCCGAACCCCTGGACCAGCTCCAGGACGCGGTGATCGCCGCCGATCACCTCGGCGACGTGGCCGACCATCTGATCGGCCACTTCGTCGACCAGGCCCGCCGCTCCGGCGCGTCCTGGACCGAGATCGGCAAGAGCATGGGCGTGACCCGGCAGGCGGCACAGAAGCGGTTCGTGCCGAAGGAGTCCAGCGACCTCGACCCCAACCAGGGCTTCAGCCGCTACACCACGCGCGCGCGGAACGTGGTCGTGGCCGCGCACAACGAGGCGGTGGCGGCCCGCAACCCCGAGTGCCGGCCCGAGCACCTGGTCCTCGGCCTGCTGGCCGACCCGGAGGGCCTGGCCGCGACGGCGATCACCGTGCAGGGCGTCCTGCTCGACTCCGTCCGACAGGCCGCGACCGCCGCGCTCCCGCCCGCCGCGGACGACGTACCCGACCTGATCCCCTACGCGCCCGAGGCCAAGAAGGCGCTGGAACTCACCTTCCGCGAGGCCCTGCGGCTCGGCCACAACTACATCGGCACCGAGCACATCCTGCTGGCGCTCCTGGAGCAGGAGAACGGCCAGGGCGTCCTCAGCGGCCTCGGCATCACCAAGGCCGGGACCGAGACGTACCTCGCCAAGGTTCTCGCGCTGCTGACGCAGCAGCGCGGCCCACTGGCCGACCCGACCTCATCGGAGGACTGA
- a CDS encoding TauD/TfdA dioxygenase family protein — MSDALTTAFDVRPLTSALGAEIRGVRLEEITDAEFAELHRLLLKYLVIFIPGQENWSAESRIAFGRRFGALEEHAYLPHLDGHPQIQVIDSEQNGKIPIWHTDMTYTSNPPIGSILQIVDGPPQGGDTMWSNQYLAYEGLSAPLRDLLDGLTAIHAIHIPGLDSRAEHPVVRVHPETGRRALFVNRAHTSHIAQLSRNESDSLLQYLHGFATSPEFTCRHHWKPGDVAIWDNRVTQHYAVDDYAERRWGLRVVVLGDTPAGSEPRWDHYRPVPDQRYAPDWVNAKEAY; from the coding sequence ATGTCAGACGCCCTCACGACGGCCTTCGATGTCCGACCGCTCACCAGTGCTCTGGGAGCCGAGATCCGCGGCGTGCGGCTGGAGGAGATCACCGACGCGGAGTTCGCGGAGCTGCACCGGCTGCTGCTGAAGTACCTGGTGATCTTCATCCCAGGGCAGGAGAACTGGTCGGCGGAGTCGCGCATCGCCTTCGGCCGCAGGTTCGGCGCGCTGGAAGAACACGCCTACCTGCCCCACCTGGACGGGCATCCGCAGATCCAGGTCATCGACTCGGAGCAGAACGGCAAGATTCCGATCTGGCACACCGACATGACCTACACCTCGAATCCGCCCATCGGAAGCATCCTGCAGATCGTCGACGGCCCGCCGCAGGGCGGCGACACGATGTGGTCGAACCAGTACCTGGCGTACGAGGGGCTGTCCGCGCCGCTGCGCGACCTGCTCGACGGCCTCACCGCCATCCACGCCATCCATATTCCGGGGCTGGACAGCAGGGCCGAGCACCCCGTCGTACGCGTCCACCCGGAGACGGGCCGCCGGGCACTGTTCGTCAATCGGGCCCACACCTCGCACATCGCTCAGCTGAGCCGGAACGAGAGCGACTCGCTCCTGCAGTACCTCCACGGCTTCGCCACCTCCCCGGAGTTCACCTGCCGCCACCACTGGAAGCCGGGCGACGTGGCGATCTGGGACAACAGGGTCACGCAGCACTACGCGGTCGACGACTACGCCGAACGACGCTGGGGCCTGCGCGTCGTGGTGCTCGGCGACACCCCCGCCGGCAGCGAGCCCCGGTGGGACCACTACCGGCCCGTGCCCGACCAGCGCTACGCACCGGACTGGGTGAACGCGAAGGAAGCGTACTGA
- a CDS encoding FAD-dependent oxidoreductase: MTTDHGTDHRVDTDVVVCGAGVAGLAAACALGRLGLEVTLLDKRPSQPPLWKGEVLQPGSLDSLHAWDVLGRLEARRAVRLNRLVARTAGGQELMAMDFAVLGCERPWMLAHDYSTILECMAESLGPRVRLHRGVLVKDLSRDAEGRIRGVRAVTDGTALDIRAGLVVAADGMSSRLRKLAGIDAGPVAYDHRLLSFELPGTLPVDDEVSAHATDRGLVMVYPLPDARIRVYVQVRTDELRRATPAELRRWCERLLGQVPALAPIAKLLEGNLERHQLIPVWCYRAPSLVRPGIVLLGEAAHVVHPLAAQGMNTSIGDAEALAARLAAVDLADGAAVDGALRGYENDRMSKIRAVHTMSHNAARMMTSTSLGGRVLGRRLMRGTARSSRLNYLTTYNMSGFGMRPLGRIDRLVQLGVLPDLRARSFTAPPVPGRLAGSAPQVRRESRDNGEKS; encoded by the coding sequence GTGACGACCGATCACGGTACGGACCACCGGGTGGACACCGACGTGGTCGTCTGCGGCGCCGGGGTCGCCGGGCTGGCGGCGGCCTGCGCCCTCGGCCGCCTGGGCCTGGAGGTGACCCTCCTGGACAAGCGGCCGAGCCAGCCCCCGCTCTGGAAGGGCGAGGTCCTCCAGCCCGGTTCCCTGGACTCCCTGCACGCGTGGGACGTGCTCGGCCGCCTTGAGGCCAGACGGGCGGTTCGCCTGAACCGGCTCGTCGCCCGCACCGCCGGCGGGCAGGAGCTGATGGCCATGGACTTCGCGGTGCTCGGCTGCGAACGGCCCTGGATGCTCGCCCACGACTACTCGACAATCCTGGAGTGCATGGCCGAGTCGCTCGGCCCAAGGGTACGTCTGCACCGTGGCGTCCTGGTCAAGGACCTCAGCAGGGACGCGGAGGGCAGGATCCGCGGGGTGCGTGCCGTGACGGACGGCACGGCCCTCGACATCCGGGCAGGCCTCGTCGTGGCGGCCGACGGCATGTCCTCGCGTCTGCGCAAGCTCGCGGGCATCGACGCCGGACCCGTCGCCTACGACCACCGGCTGCTCTCGTTCGAACTGCCCGGCACCCTGCCGGTGGACGACGAGGTCTCCGCCCATGCCACGGACCGCGGCCTGGTCATGGTCTACCCGCTGCCGGACGCGCGGATCCGGGTCTATGTCCAGGTGAGGACGGACGAACTCCGCAGGGCGACCCCGGCCGAGCTGCGGCGATGGTGCGAGCGGCTGCTCGGCCAGGTGCCCGCGCTGGCTCCGATCGCCAAGCTGCTCGAAGGGAACCTGGAACGCCACCAACTGATCCCGGTCTGGTGCTACCGCGCCCCGTCGCTCGTCCGGCCCGGCATCGTCCTGCTCGGGGAGGCGGCACACGTCGTCCACCCGCTGGCGGCCCAGGGAATGAACACCTCGATCGGCGACGCCGAGGCCCTCGCGGCCCGGCTCGCGGCCGTCGATCTCGCCGACGGCGCCGCCGTCGACGGTGCGCTGCGCGGCTACGAGAACGATCGGATGAGCAAGATCCGGGCCGTGCACACCATGAGCCACAACGCGGCGCGCATGATGACCAGCACCTCACTCGGCGGCAGGGTCCTGGGCCGGCGGCTCATGCGGGGAACCGCCAGGAGCAGCCGTCTGAACTATCTGACGACGTACAACATGTCGGGCTTCGGCATGCGCCCGCTCGGCAGGATCGACCGGCTCGTCCAGTTGGGAGTCCTGCCCGACCTGCGCGCGCGGTCGTTCACCGCGCCACCGGTTCCAGGGCGCCTGGCCGGGAGCGCACCACAGGTACGTCGAGAAAGCCGAGACAACGGAGAGAAGAGCTGA
- a CDS encoding putative sugar O-methyltransferase, which yields MDQIFQASRQWERIQNRWITEDAAVDLTNLKSDPRNFKLSLWDPTTNGVRYLKALTYHLGMHLSPEEWARIKRTPNREIGDPITVRCEGESLCMDYLQATFELGFIEGGIDMSGARVLEIGAGYGRTCHMIMSNHDISGYSIVDLKNTLELSKAYLRRTLDDARFKLIEFIPVDSLEGGALKSERFELCINIHSMTEMSPDTVSAYLGLIDETCSAFYVKNPVGKYIDQSLDGYLQGQEAVQMALENGPLRQLVDIHDSQAVQAAVPAFINGYRPGDAWDCVSDSRALPWSYLWQALYRKPRTAPVR from the coding sequence ATGGACCAGATCTTCCAGGCCAGCCGTCAGTGGGAGCGGATACAGAACCGCTGGATCACCGAGGACGCTGCCGTCGACCTGACGAATCTCAAGTCCGACCCGAGGAACTTCAAACTGTCCCTCTGGGACCCGACGACAAACGGCGTCCGGTACCTGAAGGCACTGACCTACCACCTCGGCATGCACCTGAGCCCCGAGGAGTGGGCAAGGATCAAGCGAACCCCCAACCGGGAGATCGGCGACCCGATCACCGTGCGGTGCGAGGGCGAGTCGCTGTGCATGGACTACCTGCAGGCGACGTTCGAACTCGGCTTCATCGAGGGCGGGATCGACATGAGCGGAGCCCGGGTACTGGAGATCGGAGCCGGCTACGGGCGCACCTGCCACATGATCATGTCCAACCACGACATCTCCGGCTACAGCATCGTCGACCTGAAGAACACGCTGGAGCTGAGCAAGGCCTACCTGCGCCGGACTCTCGACGACGCCCGCTTCAAGCTGATCGAGTTCATCCCGGTCGACAGCCTGGAGGGCGGCGCCCTCAAGTCCGAGCGCTTCGAGCTGTGCATCAACATCCACTCGATGACCGAGATGAGCCCGGACACCGTGAGCGCCTATCTCGGCCTGATCGACGAAACCTGCTCCGCCTTCTACGTGAAGAATCCGGTGGGCAAGTACATCGATCAGAGCCTGGACGGCTATCTGCAGGGCCAGGAGGCCGTGCAGATGGCACTGGAGAACGGCCCCCTCAGGCAGTTGGTGGACATCCATGACAGCCAGGCGGTGCAGGCAGCGGTACCCGCCTTCATCAACGGCTACCGGCCGGGCGATGCCTGGGACTGCGTCAGCGACAGCCGCGCCCTTCCATGGAGCTACCTCTGGCAGGCTCTCTACAGGAAGCCTCGTACGGCTCCGGTCCGGTGA